A single Nostoc sp. PCC 7107 DNA region contains:
- the cofG gene encoding 7,8-didemethyl-8-hydroxy-5-deazariboflavin synthase subunit CofG, which translates to MAVFHSSAVTYSPAYTIVPTYECFNRCTYCNFRTDPGQSTWLTLPAAEDILKRLQNEKVCEILILSGEVHPNSPQRPGWFQRIYDLCKLALAMGFLPHTNAGPLSFAEMQKLKNVNVSMGLMLEQLTPALLKTVHQHAPSKVPELRLHQLQWAGELQIPFTTGLLLGIGETADDCWITLEAISKIHQRYHHIQEVILQPHSPGNQQTFGARGFDPHQLPAVITKARQILPPEITIQIPPNLVKDEQWLLACIEAGARDLGGIGPKDEVNPDYPHIQAQELREVLQPVGWELMPRLPVYPQFDSWLSGELQKAVSHWRNRT; encoded by the coding sequence ATGGCAGTTTTCCATTCTTCCGCCGTTACCTATAGCCCTGCCTATACAATCGTTCCAACCTACGAGTGCTTTAATCGTTGCACCTATTGCAACTTTCGCACTGATCCTGGTCAAAGTACCTGGCTGACGTTACCAGCAGCAGAAGATATTTTAAAACGACTACAAAATGAGAAAGTCTGTGAAATTCTTATCCTCAGTGGTGAAGTACACCCCAATTCGCCACAGCGTCCGGGGTGGTTTCAGCGGATTTATGATTTGTGTAAATTAGCCTTGGCGATGGGTTTTTTACCCCACACAAATGCAGGGCCGCTGAGTTTTGCAGAAATGCAAAAGTTAAAAAATGTAAATGTGTCAATGGGTTTGATGTTGGAGCAGTTAACGCCAGCATTATTAAAGACAGTCCACCAACACGCACCCAGTAAAGTCCCAGAATTGAGGCTGCATCAATTACAATGGGCGGGAGAGTTACAAATTCCCTTTACTACGGGGTTACTTTTGGGAATTGGCGAAACTGCGGATGATTGCTGGATAACCTTAGAAGCCATATCTAAGATTCATCAACGCTACCATCACATTCAAGAAGTGATTTTGCAACCTCACAGTCCAGGAAATCAGCAAACCTTTGGCGCACGAGGTTTTGACCCCCATCAGTTACCAGCAGTGATTACCAAAGCCCGTCAAATTTTACCGCCAGAAATTACAATTCAAATTCCGCCAAATTTAGTTAAAGATGAGCAATGGTTACTTGCTTGTATTGAAGCAGGTGCGAGAGATTTAGGGGGAATAGGGCCAAAAGACGAAGTAAATCCCGATTATCCTCACATTCAGGCACAAGAATTGAGAGAAGTTTTACAACCTGTGGGGTGGGAATTAATGCCACGTTTACCTGTGTATCCGCAATTTGATAGTTGGCTGTCGGGAGAATTGCAAAAAGCCGTGAGTCATTGGCGAAATAGAACCTGA
- the hflX gene encoding GTPase HflX, which translates to METIFGNLQGLKSSQLKQLQRLYHQRIPGDRITTPEFSQRLAAISTEINQPVCAYLNRRGQVIRVGVGTPRQTQIPPLELPRYGAERLSGIRCIATHLKSEPPNEVALTAMAMQRLDALVMLNITGTGFTRRGGGATGYVKEAYLAHLVSDTKQLVAAQNSALGTQNSAIYSSISPPMSLDMLAEQDFIDLVEGLEEEFRREFVAQEVDADHDRVLIVAVMTDQLTPQQFHDTIAELGRLVDTAGGDVLHTVQQKRSRIHPQTVIGEGKVQEVALTAQTLGCNLVVFDRDLSPSQVRNLEAQIGVRVVDRTEVILDIFAQRAQSRAGKLQVELAQLGYMLPRLTGRGRAMSRLGGGIGTRGPGETKLETERRAIQRRISRLQQEVDQLQAHRSRLRQRRQHQEVPSVALVGYTNAGKSTSLNALTNAEVYTADQLFATLDPTTRRLVIPHADTNEPQEILITDTVGFIHELPASLMDAFRATLEEVTEADALLHLVDLSHPAWLSHIRSVREILAAMPVTPGPALVAFNKIDQVDSETLAIAREEFPLAVFISASERLGLETLRLRLSQLIAYAVEPK; encoded by the coding sequence ATAGAAACTATCTTCGGAAATTTGCAAGGTTTAAAGTCCAGCCAGCTGAAACAACTACAGCGGCTGTACCACCAGCGTATACCAGGCGATCGCATCACAACGCCTGAATTTTCCCAGCGTCTGGCTGCCATTAGCACAGAAATCAATCAACCAGTGTGTGCCTATCTCAACCGTCGCGGACAAGTGATTCGTGTTGGGGTAGGCACACCGCGTCAGACACAAATCCCACCGCTAGAACTGCCCCGTTATGGTGCAGAACGTCTCAGCGGTATACGTTGTATTGCCACCCATCTCAAATCAGAACCACCAAATGAGGTGGCGCTGACAGCTATGGCAATGCAACGCTTAGACGCGTTGGTTATGTTGAATATTACTGGCACAGGATTTACCCGACGTGGTGGTGGCGCTACAGGTTATGTCAAAGAAGCTTATTTAGCTCATTTAGTATCTGATACTAAACAACTAGTAGCAGCCCAAAACTCAGCACTCGGTACACAAAACTCAGCAATTTACTCTAGCATTTCCCCTCCGATGAGCTTGGATATGCTGGCAGAACAGGACTTCATTGACTTAGTGGAAGGGCTAGAAGAAGAATTCCGCCGAGAATTTGTCGCCCAGGAAGTAGATGCTGATCATGACCGCGTGCTAATTGTGGCAGTGATGACAGATCAATTGACTCCACAACAATTCCACGACACCATAGCGGAATTAGGGCGATTGGTAGATACTGCTGGCGGTGATGTACTCCACACAGTACAACAAAAGCGATCGCGCATTCATCCCCAGACAGTCATTGGTGAAGGTAAGGTGCAAGAAGTCGCCTTAACTGCCCAAACCCTAGGATGTAATCTTGTTGTCTTTGACCGTGACCTGTCACCATCCCAAGTCCGCAACTTAGAAGCGCAAATTGGTGTCCGGGTAGTTGACCGCACAGAAGTCATTCTAGATATCTTTGCCCAACGCGCCCAGTCCCGTGCAGGTAAATTGCAAGTAGAACTGGCACAGCTAGGATATATGCTGCCGCGACTGACTGGTAGAGGTCGGGCAATGTCACGTTTGGGTGGCGGTATCGGTACTCGTGGCCCTGGTGAAACCAAACTAGAAACAGAACGCCGGGCTATTCAGCGGCGGATTTCTCGACTGCAACAAGAAGTCGACCAGTTGCAAGCCCATCGTTCGCGGTTACGGCAACGACGGCAACATCAAGAAGTTCCTTCAGTGGCTTTGGTTGGTTATACCAACGCTGGTAAATCGACCTCACTCAATGCCCTGACTAACGCTGAAGTCTACACTGCTGACCAGCTATTTGCTACTCTTGACCCGACTACACGTCGCTTGGTCATTCCCCACGCTGACACTAATGAACCCCAAGAAATTCTGATTACAGATACTGTGGGGTTTATTCACGAATTACCCGCATCTTTAATGGATGCTTTCCGTGCAACCTTGGAAGAAGTCACAGAAGCTGATGCTTTATTGCATTTAGTGGATTTGTCTCATCCTGCTTGGTTAAGTCACATTCGCTCAGTGCGAGAAATTCTCGCCGCCATGCCTGTGACTCCTGGCCCAGCATTGGTGGCCTTTAACAAAATTGATCAAGTAGATAGTGAAACGTTAGCCATAGCACGGGAAGAATTTCCTTTAGCTGTGTTCATTTCGGCCAGTGAACGTTTAGGCTTAGAAACCTTGCGTTTACGTCTTAGCCAGTTGATTGCATACGCTGTTGAACCTAAGTAA
- a CDS encoding 2OG-Fe(II) oxygenase yields the protein MSTDSQQIENKKVKVQLLLAGGHQYTVYLNPDNPVLHSLLTTIVARAYKQESASHCLFQIPINEGHSALSFASENLVGLVTEPPLWIQQTENTQPVANDILHSSYVQIDNFLSPNEHERLIKYVLANKSNFVSTSTSTNDHNYRRSMVLYSFPEFSELIVNKIQNIMPDVISKLGMSPFPIAQIESQLTSHNDGNFYKIHNDNGSPDTATRELTYVYYFNREPKRFSGGELLIYDSKVENNFYIKAESFKTVEPRNNSIVFFLSRYMHEVLQVKCPSKAFADSRFTINGWVRREAS from the coding sequence ATGTCAACCGATTCTCAACAAATAGAAAATAAGAAAGTCAAAGTTCAACTTCTGTTAGCTGGAGGACATCAGTACACAGTTTATTTGAATCCAGATAACCCTGTACTACATAGCCTGTTAACAACTATCGTGGCTCGTGCTTATAAACAAGAATCTGCAAGTCACTGTTTATTTCAAATTCCCATCAATGAAGGACATTCCGCCTTATCTTTTGCCAGTGAAAATCTTGTTGGTTTAGTAACTGAACCACCTCTTTGGATACAGCAAACTGAAAATACCCAACCTGTAGCCAATGATATTTTGCATTCTAGTTATGTACAAATAGATAATTTTCTCTCACCTAATGAGCATGAGCGACTCATAAAGTACGTACTAGCTAACAAATCAAATTTTGTCTCAACTAGTACTTCTACCAATGATCATAATTATCGTCGCTCAATGGTTCTGTACTCATTCCCTGAGTTTTCTGAACTAATAGTCAACAAAATCCAGAATATTATGCCTGATGTCATTAGTAAATTAGGAATGTCCCCATTTCCGATAGCTCAAATTGAAAGCCAACTGACATCACATAATGATGGAAATTTTTACAAAATTCATAATGATAATGGTAGTCCAGACACTGCTACAAGAGAACTAACTTATGTTTATTACTTCAATCGAGAACCCAAGCGGTTTTCAGGAGGAGAGTTATTAATATACGACAGTAAGGTTGAAAATAACTTTTATATCAAAGCAGAATCTTTTAAAACTGTCGAACCGCGTAATAACAGTATTGTCTTTTTCCTCAGCCGATATATGCACGAGGTTCTCCAGGTAAAGTGTCCCTCTAAAGCCTTTGCAGATAGCCGCTTTACGATCAATGGTTGGGTACGCCGAGAAGCATCTTAA